A region of Dermochelys coriacea isolate rDerCor1 chromosome 1, rDerCor1.pri.v4, whole genome shotgun sequence DNA encodes the following proteins:
- the ZDHHC23 gene encoding palmitoyltransferase ZDHHC23 isoform X1: MEEPLCCCEYIDRRGEKNHVVACCCDCEDLDEGCERWLTCRSLPPGTLERIADTILDHFRIPWLKGAIKINISLLPPLVLLPVFLHVAALHFLLTLVILTSLPVVVLWYYYLTHRRKGRTLFFLSLGLFSLGYMYYVFLREVVPRGHVGHTQVVILTCGLILMLVALSQAKRDPGYLASQMSNDNSPCQGSNDLPNRKILGSSNGLHGAAVSGIASCHAKNDDAKGYSRTLAEALDRAKEDWCTKCQLMRPPRAGHCRLCGICVRRLDHHCVWINSCVGERNHRAFILVLSLFLLTSVYGITLTLDTICRGQNMFIALFYCPGIYADYSSALSFTCVWYCAIVTAGMGYILLIQLLNISYNVTEREARLALREDTGRRLLGGIVVDTGKYNQGFLYNWGQFLTLGSPTPQHSAEDIV, translated from the exons ATGGAGGAGCCGCTCTGCTGCTGCGAGTACATTGACCGGAGGGGGGAGAAGAACCATGTGGTGGCCTGTTGCTGTGACTGCGAGGACCTCGATGAGGGCTGTGAAAG GTGGCTGACGTGTAGATCTTTGCCCCCGGGGACTTTAGAGAGAATTGCAGACACCATCTTGGATCACTTCCGCATCCCCTGGCTTAAGGGGGCCATAAAGATCAATATCAGCCTGCTCCCACCACTCGTCCTGCTGCCAGTCTTCCTCCACGTAGCGGCTCTGCACTTCCTGTTGACACTTGTTATCCTGACATCTCTTCCTGTGGTGGTGCTGTGGTACTACTACCTCACACACAGAAGGAAGGGACGGACTCTCTTCTTTTTGAGCCTGGGGCTGTTCTCTCTGGGGTACATGTATTATGTGTTCCTCCGGGAAGTGGTTCCCCGAGGCCATGTGGGGCACACTCAGGTGGTTATTCTCACCTGTGGGCTAATTCTCATGCTTGTGGCCCTGTCTCAAGCCAAGAGAGACCCTGGCTACCTTGCCAGCCAAATGAGCAATGACAACTCACCATGCCAAGGCAGCAATGACTTGCCAAACAGGAAAATCCTGGGGAGTTCCAATGGGCTTCATGGAGCAGCTGTGTCTGGCATTGCCAGCTGTCATGCTAAGAACGATGATGCCAAGGGCTATTCCAGAACGTTGGCCGAGGCACTAGACAGAGCAAAGGAGGACTGGTGCACCAAATGTCAGCTGATGAGGCCACCTCGGGCTGGACATTGCCGGTTGTGTGGCATATGTGTAAGGAGACTGGACCATCACTGTGTCTG GATTAACAGCTGTGTAGGGGAGCGGAACCACCGAGCCTTTATCCTTGTGCTATCACTCTTCCTGCTCACCTCCGTTTATGGAATTACACTGACCCTGGACACCATCTGTAGGGGCCAAAATATGTTCATAGCGCTGTTCTACTGCCCAGGGATCTATGCAGACTACAG ctCTGCTCTGTCATTCACGTGTGTGTGGTACTGTGCCATTGTAACGGCCGGGATGGGCTACATCCTCCTCATCCAGCTATTGAACATCAGCTACAACGTGACCGAAAGGGAAGCTCGGCTGGCTCTGCGGGAGGACACCGGGCGCAGGCTTCTGGGCGGGATTGTGGTAGACACGGGCAAGTATAATCAGGGCTTCCTGTACAACTGGGGCCAGTTCTTGACCCTGGGGTCACCCACTCCTCAGCACTCTGCTGAAGACATTGTGTGA
- the ZDHHC23 gene encoding palmitoyltransferase ZDHHC23 isoform X3 gives MEEPLCCCEYIDRRGEKNHVVACCCDCEDLDEGCERWLTCRSLPPGTLERIADTILDHFRIPWLKGAIKINISLLPPLVLLPVFLHVAALHFLLTLVILTSLPVVVLWYYYLTHRRKGRTLFFLSLGLFSLGYMYYVFLREVVPRGHVGHTQVVILTCGLILMLVALSQAKRDPGYLASQMSNDNSPCQGSNDLPNRKILGSSNGLHGAAVSGIASCHAKNDDAKGYSRTLAEALDRAKEDWCTKCQLMRPPRAGHCRLCGICVRRLDHHCVWINSCVGERNHRAFILVLSLFLLTSVYGITLTLDTICRGQNMFIALFYCPGIYADYRCAMQLIEGELQWDLQETWTD, from the exons ATGGAGGAGCCGCTCTGCTGCTGCGAGTACATTGACCGGAGGGGGGAGAAGAACCATGTGGTGGCCTGTTGCTGTGACTGCGAGGACCTCGATGAGGGCTGTGAAAG GTGGCTGACGTGTAGATCTTTGCCCCCGGGGACTTTAGAGAGAATTGCAGACACCATCTTGGATCACTTCCGCATCCCCTGGCTTAAGGGGGCCATAAAGATCAATATCAGCCTGCTCCCACCACTCGTCCTGCTGCCAGTCTTCCTCCACGTAGCGGCTCTGCACTTCCTGTTGACACTTGTTATCCTGACATCTCTTCCTGTGGTGGTGCTGTGGTACTACTACCTCACACACAGAAGGAAGGGACGGACTCTCTTCTTTTTGAGCCTGGGGCTGTTCTCTCTGGGGTACATGTATTATGTGTTCCTCCGGGAAGTGGTTCCCCGAGGCCATGTGGGGCACACTCAGGTGGTTATTCTCACCTGTGGGCTAATTCTCATGCTTGTGGCCCTGTCTCAAGCCAAGAGAGACCCTGGCTACCTTGCCAGCCAAATGAGCAATGACAACTCACCATGCCAAGGCAGCAATGACTTGCCAAACAGGAAAATCCTGGGGAGTTCCAATGGGCTTCATGGAGCAGCTGTGTCTGGCATTGCCAGCTGTCATGCTAAGAACGATGATGCCAAGGGCTATTCCAGAACGTTGGCCGAGGCACTAGACAGAGCAAAGGAGGACTGGTGCACCAAATGTCAGCTGATGAGGCCACCTCGGGCTGGACATTGCCGGTTGTGTGGCATATGTGTAAGGAGACTGGACCATCACTGTGTCTG GATTAACAGCTGTGTAGGGGAGCGGAACCACCGAGCCTTTATCCTTGTGCTATCACTCTTCCTGCTCACCTCCGTTTATGGAATTACACTGACCCTGGACACCATCTGTAGGGGCCAAAATATGTTCATAGCGCTGTTCTACTGCCCAGGGATCTATGCAGACTACAG ATGTGCAATGCAGCTGATTGAAGGGGAGCTGCAATGGGATCTCCAAGAGACCTGGACAGATTGA
- the ZDHHC23 gene encoding palmitoyltransferase ZDHHC23 isoform X5 has product MEEPLCCCEYIDRRGEKNHVVACCCDCEDLDEGCERWLTCRSLPPGTLERIADTILDHFRIPWLKGAIKINISLLPPLVLLPVFLHVAALHFLLTLVILTSLPVVVLWYYYLTHRRKGRTLFFLSLGLFSLGYMYYVFLREVVPRGHVGHTQVVILTCGLILMLVALSQAKRDPGYLASQMSNDNSPCQGSNDLPNRKILGSSNGLHGAAVSGIASCHAKNDDAKGYSRTLAEALDRAKEDWCTKCQLMRPPRAGHCRLCGICVRRLDHHCVWINSCVGERNHRAFILVLSLFLLTSVYGITLTLDTICRGQNMFIALFYCPGIYADYRSHSFHWKDSLVSVC; this is encoded by the exons ATGGAGGAGCCGCTCTGCTGCTGCGAGTACATTGACCGGAGGGGGGAGAAGAACCATGTGGTGGCCTGTTGCTGTGACTGCGAGGACCTCGATGAGGGCTGTGAAAG GTGGCTGACGTGTAGATCTTTGCCCCCGGGGACTTTAGAGAGAATTGCAGACACCATCTTGGATCACTTCCGCATCCCCTGGCTTAAGGGGGCCATAAAGATCAATATCAGCCTGCTCCCACCACTCGTCCTGCTGCCAGTCTTCCTCCACGTAGCGGCTCTGCACTTCCTGTTGACACTTGTTATCCTGACATCTCTTCCTGTGGTGGTGCTGTGGTACTACTACCTCACACACAGAAGGAAGGGACGGACTCTCTTCTTTTTGAGCCTGGGGCTGTTCTCTCTGGGGTACATGTATTATGTGTTCCTCCGGGAAGTGGTTCCCCGAGGCCATGTGGGGCACACTCAGGTGGTTATTCTCACCTGTGGGCTAATTCTCATGCTTGTGGCCCTGTCTCAAGCCAAGAGAGACCCTGGCTACCTTGCCAGCCAAATGAGCAATGACAACTCACCATGCCAAGGCAGCAATGACTTGCCAAACAGGAAAATCCTGGGGAGTTCCAATGGGCTTCATGGAGCAGCTGTGTCTGGCATTGCCAGCTGTCATGCTAAGAACGATGATGCCAAGGGCTATTCCAGAACGTTGGCCGAGGCACTAGACAGAGCAAAGGAGGACTGGTGCACCAAATGTCAGCTGATGAGGCCACCTCGGGCTGGACATTGCCGGTTGTGTGGCATATGTGTAAGGAGACTGGACCATCACTGTGTCTG GATTAACAGCTGTGTAGGGGAGCGGAACCACCGAGCCTTTATCCTTGTGCTATCACTCTTCCTGCTCACCTCCGTTTATGGAATTACACTGACCCTGGACACCATCTGTAGGGGCCAAAATATGTTCATAGCGCTGTTCTACTGCCCAGGGATCTATGCAGACTACAG ATCTCACTCCTTTCACTGGAAGGATTCATTAGTCAGTGTTTGCTGA
- the ZDHHC23 gene encoding palmitoyltransferase ZDHHC23 isoform X4 gives MEEPLCCCEYIDRRGEKNHVVACCCDCEDLDEGCERWLTCRSLPPGTLERIADTILDHFRIPWLKGAIKINISLLPPLVLLPVFLHVAALHFLLTLVILTSLPVVVLWYYYLTHRRKGRTLFFLSLGLFSLGYMYYVFLREVVPRGHVGHTQVVILTCGLILMLVALSQAKRDPGYLASQMSNDNSPCQGSNDLPNRKILGSSNGLHGAAVSGIASCHAKNDDAKGYSRTLAEALDRAKEDWCTKCQLMRPPRAGHCRLCGICVRRLDHHCVWINSCVGERNHRAFILVLSLFLLTSVYGITLTLDTICRGQNMFIALFYCPGIYADYRIFFHCKDVCEVKTLQGTS, from the exons ATGGAGGAGCCGCTCTGCTGCTGCGAGTACATTGACCGGAGGGGGGAGAAGAACCATGTGGTGGCCTGTTGCTGTGACTGCGAGGACCTCGATGAGGGCTGTGAAAG GTGGCTGACGTGTAGATCTTTGCCCCCGGGGACTTTAGAGAGAATTGCAGACACCATCTTGGATCACTTCCGCATCCCCTGGCTTAAGGGGGCCATAAAGATCAATATCAGCCTGCTCCCACCACTCGTCCTGCTGCCAGTCTTCCTCCACGTAGCGGCTCTGCACTTCCTGTTGACACTTGTTATCCTGACATCTCTTCCTGTGGTGGTGCTGTGGTACTACTACCTCACACACAGAAGGAAGGGACGGACTCTCTTCTTTTTGAGCCTGGGGCTGTTCTCTCTGGGGTACATGTATTATGTGTTCCTCCGGGAAGTGGTTCCCCGAGGCCATGTGGGGCACACTCAGGTGGTTATTCTCACCTGTGGGCTAATTCTCATGCTTGTGGCCCTGTCTCAAGCCAAGAGAGACCCTGGCTACCTTGCCAGCCAAATGAGCAATGACAACTCACCATGCCAAGGCAGCAATGACTTGCCAAACAGGAAAATCCTGGGGAGTTCCAATGGGCTTCATGGAGCAGCTGTGTCTGGCATTGCCAGCTGTCATGCTAAGAACGATGATGCCAAGGGCTATTCCAGAACGTTGGCCGAGGCACTAGACAGAGCAAAGGAGGACTGGTGCACCAAATGTCAGCTGATGAGGCCACCTCGGGCTGGACATTGCCGGTTGTGTGGCATATGTGTAAGGAGACTGGACCATCACTGTGTCTG GATTAACAGCTGTGTAGGGGAGCGGAACCACCGAGCCTTTATCCTTGTGCTATCACTCTTCCTGCTCACCTCCGTTTATGGAATTACACTGACCCTGGACACCATCTGTAGGGGCCAAAATATGTTCATAGCGCTGTTCTACTGCCCAGGGATCTATGCAGACTACAG GATTTTCTTCCACTGCAAGGATGTTTGTGAAGTGAAAACCCTGCAAGGGACAAGCTGA
- the ZDHHC23 gene encoding palmitoyltransferase ZDHHC23 isoform X2, which yields MEEPLCCCEYIDRRGEKNHVVACCCDCEDLDEGCERWLTCRSLPPGTLERIADTILDHFRIPWLKGAIKINISLLPPLVLLPVFLHVAALHFLLTLVILTSLPVVVLWYYYLTHRRKGRTLFFLSLGLFSLGYMYYVFLREVVPRGHVGHTQVVILTCGLILMLVALSQAKRDPGYLASQMSNDNSPCQGSNDLPNRKILGSSNGLHGAAVSGIASCHAKNDDAKGYSRTLAEALDRAKEDWCTKCQLMRPPRAGHCRLCGICVRRLDHHCVWINSCVGERNHRAFILVLSLFLLTSVYGITLTLDTICRGQNMFIALFYCPGIYADYSLCQQKTPHIGNKPCLDGQLPAIRSCITKITKTLGFT from the exons ATGGAGGAGCCGCTCTGCTGCTGCGAGTACATTGACCGGAGGGGGGAGAAGAACCATGTGGTGGCCTGTTGCTGTGACTGCGAGGACCTCGATGAGGGCTGTGAAAG GTGGCTGACGTGTAGATCTTTGCCCCCGGGGACTTTAGAGAGAATTGCAGACACCATCTTGGATCACTTCCGCATCCCCTGGCTTAAGGGGGCCATAAAGATCAATATCAGCCTGCTCCCACCACTCGTCCTGCTGCCAGTCTTCCTCCACGTAGCGGCTCTGCACTTCCTGTTGACACTTGTTATCCTGACATCTCTTCCTGTGGTGGTGCTGTGGTACTACTACCTCACACACAGAAGGAAGGGACGGACTCTCTTCTTTTTGAGCCTGGGGCTGTTCTCTCTGGGGTACATGTATTATGTGTTCCTCCGGGAAGTGGTTCCCCGAGGCCATGTGGGGCACACTCAGGTGGTTATTCTCACCTGTGGGCTAATTCTCATGCTTGTGGCCCTGTCTCAAGCCAAGAGAGACCCTGGCTACCTTGCCAGCCAAATGAGCAATGACAACTCACCATGCCAAGGCAGCAATGACTTGCCAAACAGGAAAATCCTGGGGAGTTCCAATGGGCTTCATGGAGCAGCTGTGTCTGGCATTGCCAGCTGTCATGCTAAGAACGATGATGCCAAGGGCTATTCCAGAACGTTGGCCGAGGCACTAGACAGAGCAAAGGAGGACTGGTGCACCAAATGTCAGCTGATGAGGCCACCTCGGGCTGGACATTGCCGGTTGTGTGGCATATGTGTAAGGAGACTGGACCATCACTGTGTCTG GATTAACAGCTGTGTAGGGGAGCGGAACCACCGAGCCTTTATCCTTGTGCTATCACTCTTCCTGCTCACCTCCGTTTATGGAATTACACTGACCCTGGACACCATCTGTAGGGGCCAAAATATGTTCATAGCGCTGTTCTACTGCCCAGGGATCTATGCAGACTACAG CCTCTGCCAGCAGAAGACACCTCACATTGGAAATAAACCATGCCTAGATGGTCAGCTTCCAGCCATCAGATCCTGTATCACAAAGATCACAAAAACCTTGGGGTTCACATGA